The Reichenbachiella carrageenanivorans region ACTTGCCTATTCTGCTCAATAATGCGGCAGATCAGTCTCGATTGGATTTGATCTACGATCCTGAGCATTCAAATGTTTTTACTTTTAAAGGCAGTGCTCAATACGAAGTTAATGATGCCCATCAGGTATCACTTGGCGTGAATGTTTATGGCTACTCTTCGAGCAGCTATGATCAGATCTACCATAGACCTACTTCGGAGATTCTAGTATCTGGTGATCATCAGATCATACCAAAGCTCAATGCCAAATGGAATTTTACTTTTACGGGTGGTTTGGTTGGTAGAGACCAAGCGACAGATACGGATATTATCCTAGATGCGATTCCTCAATTAGACCTAGGACTACATTATCAGCTCAAAGAACAGTGGGGAATTTTCTTGTCAGGAGAAAACTTGATCAATAAAAAGTATCAGCGTTATTTGTATTATACTCAGCGTGGTATTCAAATCAAAGGTGGTGTGACTTTTAGACTTTAGTCACCGCTCATCTTACCTGCAGTTTCGCTTGACTTTTTCTGCTTTTTTGCCTTAATTGTTAATTCAGCATTAAGGGAAAGTTATGAAAAGAAGTCTATTCATTACCATGAATTGTCTCGTCGGTTTTGCACTTTTTGCCCAAGACATCTCGGACAATGGTAAAAACCTTCACGATATTTGTCCAGCAGAGACCTGCACCTACATTACCTTCACTTCCACCATCTATTTCCCCTTCGAAGAAGACAAGCAATGGGAGATTCGGAATATGGAAATAGCCACTAAAAAGAGCGGCCATTTTATGGCTACAGGAGATTTGTATGTACATGGTTTAGACACAGGAGCGGCACTTTCGCTAGAGTTGGTTTTTATTTCAGAAGATGACAAAGAGCTGTACCGGCAAATCATTCCTGAGTTTGAGTTTTATAACGAGCCTACAGGAGCAGAACCTTTTTTTATGATAGGGCAGATGGACGAAGAATTGGCTAGCGTTGTCAGCTATGTAGATGTAGACATCAATGGCAGCCGACGCATGCCGTATTATGAGATTGCATCAGACTGCTATCATGCCTGCAAAGAACACCAGCTCAATGAAGCATTGAAAACCTTTCGTAAAGCCAAATAGGCTTAAATTCTAGCTTGATAAGTGTAAAGGTCGTAGTATCGACCTTCTTTGGCAATCAGTTCTTCATGCGTGCCTGATTCTGCTATCTTTCCTTGTTCGATCACCAGGATTTGGTCGGCCTGTTTGATGGTGCTCAGGCGATGAGCAATCACAAAAGTGGTTCGCCCCTGCATCAATGTTTTCAAACTTTCTTGTATAAATGATTCACTTTCCGTGTCGAGATTAGAAGTGGCCTCGTCCAGGATCAGAATTCTAGGATCGGCCAGTATAGCTCTTGCAATAGCGATACGTTGTCTTTGACCTCCAGATAGTTTTACACCTCTTTCGCCAATGACGGTGTCTAGGCCGTCTTCGAACCGATCAGTAAACTCCTGTACATGAGCTGCATTTACAGCTTGTAGTAGTTGTGTTTCGCTAGCCTCGGGTCTGGGGAAGAGTATATTTTCTTTAATAGTTCCTTCAAACAAAAAATCATCTTGCAAGACTACTCCCAGTTGTTTTCTAAAGCTTTCTAGTGTAATAGTAGACAAGTCTGTGCCATCCAATAGAATTTGGCCTGACTGTGGGCTGATAAAGGAGGCTACCAAACCTGCAATGGTGGATTTTCCTGAGCCAGATGTGCCAACTAGTGCGGTGACGGAACCAGAATTGGCCTCGAATGAAATGTCTTTGATTACATTTTTTTCTTCTTCATAGGCAAAGCTTACATTCTCAAATTTCACCTCTCCTTGGATGCGAGACATGTGGTGTGTGCGAGAGGGGTTTTCGGCTTCAGTAGTCATAGACATGATCTCTTCTGTGCGATCCAGCCCAGCAAAAGCTTCGGTGATTTGGCTGCCAATGTTGCTCATCTGAACGATGGGTGCGATCATAAAACCCAAATAGAGAGTGAAAGATAAAAACTCACCAAAAGTAAGTTCATCGTTGATGATCATATAGCCACCTATGCCCATGATGCCTGCAGTAGCCAGTCCAAGTAAGAAAGTAGCTGAGCTGGTAACCAATGCAGTTGAGGTTAAGCTTTTCTTCACGTTTTCATATAAACGTAAAGCGCCAGTCTCAAAAGTTTTAATTTCTTGTTCTTCAGCATTGAATCCTTTGATGACTCGGATACCGTTGAGTGTTTCTGTAAGTCGGCCTGTTACTTCAGCATTGATCTTGCCACGAG contains the following coding sequences:
- a CDS encoding ABC transporter ATP-binding protein, which gives rise to MSEQKASLRHVFKTIVLPRKNLLLIGLVLIIISRLSGLVLPGASKYLIDDVITNKDFELLKTLLIVVVSSIIVQATTSFALTRLLSVEAQHLIAQLRVKVQKQIIQLPINFFDNNKSGALVSRIMSDVEGVRNLVGTGLVQLFGGSLAAIISLCLLISISPMMTVYVLVPVIIFGVISLKAFSYIRPIFRARGKINAEVTGRLTETLNGIRVIKGFNAEEQEIKTFETGALRLYENVKKSLTSTALVTSSATFLLGLATAGIMGIGGYMIINDELTFGEFLSFTLYLGFMIAPIVQMSNIGSQITEAFAGLDRTEEIMSMTTEAENPSRTHHMSRIQGEVKFENVSFAYEEEKNVIKDISFEANSGSVTALVGTSGSGKSTIAGLVASFISPQSGQILLDGTDLSTITLESFRKQLGVVLQDDFLFEGTIKENILFPRPEASETQLLQAVNAAHVQEFTDRFEDGLDTVIGERGVKLSGGQRQRIAIARAILADPRILILDEATSNLDTESESFIQESLKTLMQGRTTFVIAHRLSTIKQADQILVIEQGKIAESGTHEELIAKEGRYYDLYTYQARI